The following coding sequences are from one Neodiprion lecontei isolate iyNeoLeco1 chromosome 7, iyNeoLeco1.1, whole genome shotgun sequence window:
- the LOC107218945 gene encoding transient receptor potential cation channel trpm isoform X2 — protein MIDKNKPIRVTTARSWIEATFQKRECAKFIPSPRDEHRLKEVEGDKGAEYDVITTARCCCGHSFTFHCGTGADVQTHSTAGASAATGDKKIDHEREVWTPGKNTRISPTDAYGTIEFQGGPHPTKAQYVRLAYDTRPEPIVQLLRHEWNLDLPKLLITVHGGRSNFELQPSLKKVLRKGLLKAAKTTGAWIFTGGTNTGVTRQVGDALLLERSNQRQGRVVSIGIAPWGILENGHELVGRGRDVPYHAIASPRSKYAVLNSRHAYFLLVDNGTGGRYGAEIMLRRKLEKYISNQKLQPYTHSSIPVVALVIEGGTNTIRAVLEYVTDEPPVPVVVCDGSGRAADLIAFMHKYATESETEGDGLPDGMRLHLLGTIRHTFEVSTEQAEQLYLELLQCTRNKNLITVFRITHDRPQELDQTILTALFKSQQLSPAEQLSLALTWNRVDIARSEIFVYGQEWPPGALEQSMMQALQHDRIDFVKLLLENGVSMRKFLSIPRLEDLYNTKEGPSNTLGYILRDVRPHIPRGYIYTLHDIGLVINKLMGGAYRAQYTRRKFRAVYSRVMKKSGGHAHHAHAHRTNSATSFAGRCYSVSGAAGKTDSLTMTLLAETLPGDRDTPLFDFPFNELLIWAVLTKRQQMALLMWQHGEEALAKALVALKLYKAMAHEAAEDDLETEIYDELRSYGKEFETIALELLDFCYRQDDDQTQQLLTSELQNWSGQTCLSLAVTANHRPLLAHPCSQIILADLWMGGLRTRKNTNLKVVLGLLCPPYITRLEFKSREELQLMPQTQEEHLIALEDEDEDSDYEQGVTPTLASAPAHPEVEKRPRSSLSIRSKSSCSQQGIKALISTENGTITAKDTIVRENGKVITDHDDCSPRFVHSLPEYYDIKTNRPLRLKKKLYEFYTAPITKFWASSIAYIVFLVLFSYCILVKMGHMPAWAEIYSIAYICTLGCEKVRQIVSSEPATLSHKFSVWAWNMWNPCDAAAILFFQIGLILRLRMPTMEVGRVIYCVDCIYWYLRILNILGVNKYLGPLVTMMGKMVKNMIYFVVLLLVVLMSFGVARQAILNPNSEPKWRILRDIFMEPYFMLYGEVYADNIDPDCGNDPGQDPCLLGRWITPAAMSVYLLVANILLINLLIAVFNNIFNEVNAVAHQVWMFQRFTVVMEYEQKPVLPPPLIIVSHIYLLIKYIIRCVRQGEMRSTEAYDNGLKLFLEEDDMERLYDFEEDCVEGYFREQELKLQMSTDERVKVTTERVEHMHQKIEDIDKKENSRNVSLQAVEFKMRKLEELNEQTLAHLGVIHRFMATHTSNLDLPRFDPTTEPRPRRASERSEAASESDLITQSPLLHTRRRKLLKSLTDATFFPTTTTPLEDDVPLRATILSSLDNLSKNDSSNNSDEPASQEVFKTSESRESNVSEGNAKPEKEINDHYKRSGSVDVTSTSAFEARRDSSGHPPSVRQSSRTLSEPDNLLAPPMSGAQRGVTWAEPKVAVIPSSAGSNNASSNQRSVLLAMRSEYTSITDELESYCGLLSPPRTPPVSPPPRRGRYASEMSNPEMALHIEKEHLRDAEECDYQLMEGLIHRRYMHDTDIAEDAESDDNEDSAFFLTVHNERRQLRRASAIEDETFKSRPTISVTKEIEQTLARPPIRESDNDLPADHGLSTCPAPASETMC, from the exons ATGATCGACAAGAACAAGCCTATCCGAGTA aCAACAGCGCGGAGTTGGATAGAAGCTACTTTTCAAAAGAGGGAATGCGCAAAATTTATTCCTAGTCCTCGAGATGAGCACAG GTTGAAAGAAGTAGAGGGAGATAAGGGTGCTGAGTACGACGTAATCACAACAGCCAG ATGCTGCTGCGGGCATTCCTTCACATTTCACTGCGGAACTGGCGCCGATGTTCAAACTCATTCCACCGCTGGCGCCAGCGCTGCTACCGGAGATAAGAAAATTGATCATGAACGAGAGGTTTGGACTCCGGGTAAAAATACTCGAATTAGCCCGACCGATGCATATGGCACGATTGAGTTTCAGGGTGGACCTCATCCAACCAAAGCGCag TATGTCAGGCTCGCATACGATACTCGACCAGAGCCTATTGTTCAACTACTGAGGCACGAATGGAACCTCGATTTACCAAAGTTATTGATCACCGTTCATGGTGGGAGATCGAATTTCGAGCTACAGCCAAGCTTGAAGAAAGTCCTTAGAAAAGGCCTTTTAAAAGCAGCAAAAACAACGGGTGCTTGGATCTTTACGGGCGGAACAAATACCG GTGTAACACGACAGGTTGGCGATGCTCTGCTTTTGGAGCGTTCAAATCAGAGACAGGGGAGAGTCGTCAGTATCGGTATTGCGCCTTGGGGGATACTAGAGAATGGACACGAACTGGTCGGTCGGGGACGCGACGTTCCTTATCACGCCATTGCATCTCCAAG GTCCAAATACGCTGTACTGAACAGCAGGCATGCATATTTTCTTTTGGTTGATAATGGAACTGGAGGGAGATATGGAGCTGAAATAATGCTGCGAAGGAAgcttgaaaaatacatatcaaATCAGAAACTTCAGCCAT ACACGCATAGTAGCATTCCCGTTGTGGCACTTGTAATCGAAGGAGGAACAAACACTATCCGAGCAGTTCTTGAATACGTTACAGATGAACCGCCAGTCCCTGTCGTTGTTTGCGATGGTTCAGGTCGGGCAGCCGACCTCATTGCTTTCATGCACAA GTATGCGACAGAGAGTGAAACAGAGGGTGACGGCTTGCCAGACGGGATGCGTCTACATTTGTTAGGCACTATTAGGCACACCTTTGAAGTTTCTACCGAACAGGCGGAACAACTCTACTTAGAGCTACTTCAGTGCACACGTAACAAAAACCTT ATTACAGTATTCAGAATTACGCACGACCGGCCTCAAGAACTTGACCAAACAATCCTCACAGCCTTATTTAAATCGCAGCAGCTCTCGCCAGCTGAACAATTATCACTGGCTCTGACTTGGAACAGAGTAGATATAGCTCGTAGcgaaatatttgtatacgGACAAGAATGGCCGCCCGGAGCACTCGAACAATCCATGATGCAGGCTCTACAGCACGACCGAATTGATTTTGTAAAACTTTTGCTCGAGAATGGTGTTTCAATGCGTAAATTTCTCTCCATACCTCGTCTCGAAGATCTCTACAACACA aAAGAAGGGCCATCCAACACTCTTGGCTACATTTTGAGGGACGTGAGACCACACATACCGCgtggatatatttatactCTGCACGACATCGGTCTTGTGATTAATAAGCTGATGGGTGGAGCTTATCGGGCTCAATACACTCGGCGAAAATTTAGAGCGGTTTATTCTCGAGTTATGAAGAAGTCTGGTGGACACGCGCATCACGCTCATGCCCATCGTACCAATAGTGCAACGAGTTTTGCTGGTCGATGTTACTCGGTTAGCGGCGCTGCTGGAAAAACTGATAGTTTGACGATGACTCTGCTGGCCGAGACGCTGCCAGGGGACAGAGACACACCGCTCTTCGATTTTCCGTTCAACGAACTGCTGATATGGGCTGTACTAACGAAACGTCAACAAATGGCGCTTCTTATGTGGCAACACGGGGAGGAAGCATTGGCCAAAGCGCTGGTAGCTCTAAAACTTTATAAGGCAATGGCGCACGAAGCTGCCGAAGACGATCTTGAGACAGAGATTTACGACGAACTGCGTAGTTACGGCAAGGAATTTGAAACTATCG CCTTAGAGCTTCTGGATTTTTGTTATCGACAAGACGACGATCAAACTCAACAGTTGCTAACGTCAGAGCTTCAGAATTGGTCAGGTCAGACGTGTTTGTCACTTGCTGTAACTGCGAACCATCGTCCTCTTCTAGCACATCCTTGCAGTCAAATTATTCTCGCTGACCTCTGGATGGGTGGCCTACGAACACGTAAAAATACGAATCTCAAG GTAGTACTTGGCCTGCTGTGTCCGCCATACATAACACGGCTGGAATTCAAAAGTCGAGAAGAGCTGCAGCTTATGCCACAGACACAGGAGGAACATTTAATTGCTCTTGAGGACGAAGATGAAGACAGTGACTACGAGCAAGGTGTCACTCCCACATTAGCGTCGGCTCCGGCACACCCCGAAGTCGAG aaacgTCCACGTAGCAGCTTGAGTATTCGCAGCAAATCCTCTTGCAGTCAGCAAGGCATCAAG GCACTAATTTCCACTGAAAATGGAACAATAACTGCAAAAGACACAATCGTTCGAGAGAATGGTAAAGTTATAACAGATCACGATGATTGCAGTCCCAGATTTGTTCACTCCTTGCCCGAATACTATGATATAAAAACAAACCGACCCTTACGTCTGAAAAAGAAGCTCTACGAATTTTATACAGCTCCTATTACCAAATTTTGGGCAAGTTCG ATTGCGTACATAGTATTCTTGGTGCTATTCTCATACTGCATTCTTGTGAAAATGGGTCACATGCCTGCCTGGGCTGAAATATACTCCATTGCCTACATTTGCACACTCGGCTGTGAAAAAGTTCGGCAGATAGTGTCTTCCGAGCCAGCAACTTTATCCCATAAGTTCAGTGTCTGGGCATGGAATATGTGGAACCCGTGCGACGCCGCTGccattctattttttcaaattggtCTCATTCTACGGTTGAGAATGCCCACTATGGAAGTAGGGCGTGTTATTTATTGTGTGGATTGTATATATTGGTACCTGCGAATTCTCAACATTCTCGGAGTCAACAAGTACTTAG GTCCTTTGGTTACAATGATGGGAAAGATGGTGAAGAATATGATATACTTTGTTGTACTGTTGCTAGTTGTACTGATGAGCTTTGGCGTAGCCAGACAAGCTATTCTTAATCCTAATAGTGAACCCAAGTGGCGAATTTTGCGAGAT ATATTTATGGAGCCGTATTTCATGCTTTACGGTGAAGTGTACGCGGACAATATAGATCCAGACTGCGGAAATGACCCGGGACAGGATCCGTGCCTTCTGGGAAGGTGGATAACACCCGCTGCCATGTCCGTCTACCTTCTCGTGGCCAATATTCTCTTGATCAATCTCCTGATAGCAGTATTCAACAACATATTCAACGAAGTGAACGCTGTCGCCCACCAAGTATGGATGTTCCAACGTTTCACCGTCGTCATGGAGTACGAACAGAAACCGGTTCTCCCTCCACCACTGATTATAGTTTCGCACATCTATTTGCTCATTAAATACATCATCAGATGCGTCAGGCAAGGCGAGATGCGTTCCACAGAAGCATATGACAATGGGCTGAAACTCTTTCTCGAGGAGGATGATATGGAACGATTATACGACTTTGAGGAGGATTGCGTCGAGGGATATTTCAGGGAACAAGAACTCAAACTACAGATGTCGACAGACGAGCGAGTGAAAGTAACAACCGAACGCGTGGAGCACATGCATCAGAAAATCGAGGACATCGACAAGAAGGAGAACAGTAGGAACGTTTCCTTGCAG gcTGTAGAATTTAAGATGCGAAAATTGGAGGAGCTGAACGAACAGACGTTGGCTCATTTAGGAGTAATACATCGTTTCATGGCGACTCATACGTCGAATTTAGATCTACCGCGGTTCGACCCAACCACAGAACCACGTCCCAGACGAGCTTCTGAGAGATCGGAGGCCGCTTCCGAGTCGGACTTGATCACACAATCGCCTCTGCTTCACACCCGACGCCGCAAACTCTTGAAATCATTAACGGACGCAACCTTCTtcccaacaacaacaacgccATTGGAGGACGATGTACCTTTGCGAGCTACGATTCTTAGCTCGCTGGACAATCTGAGTAAGAACGATTCGTCGAACAACAGTGACGAACCAGCGTCTCAGGAGGTTTTCAAAACCTCGGAAAGTAGAGAGAGCAACGTTAGCGAGGGGAATGCAAAACCAGAGAAAGAAATTAACGATCATTATAAAAGGTCGGGCAGTGTTGACGTCACATCGACTTCGGCGTTCGAGGCGAGACGCGATTCCTCGGGTCATCCTCCGTCGGTGAGGCAATCGAGCCGCACGCTCTCTGAGCCGGATAATCTTCTCGCTCCTCCTATGAGCGGTGCGCAAAGAGGAGTGACGTGGGCCGAGCCGAAGGTAGCTGTGATACCGAGCTCTGCAGGGAGTAACAACGCCTCGTCTAATCAGAGGTCGGTTCTTCTCGCAATGCGGTCCGAGTACACCAGCATCACCGACGAGCTCGAAAGTTACTGCGGGCTGTTGAGTCCCCCCAGAACTCCGCCTGTctcgcctcctcctcgtcgagGAAGATACGCGTCGGAGATGTCAAACCCCGAGATGGCTCTGCACATTGAGAAGGAGCATCTACGCGACGCCGAGGAGTGCGACTATCAACTTATGGAGGGACTTATACATCG
- the LOC107218945 gene encoding transient receptor potential cation channel trpm isoform X6, with the protein MAIGNVICGANTPKVKRKKVKTTARSWIEATFQKRECAKFIPSPRDEHRCCCGHSFTFHCGTGADVQTHSTAGASAATGDKKIDHEREVWTPGKNTRISPTDAYGTIEFQGGPHPTKAQYVRLAYDTRPEPIVQLLRHEWNLDLPKLLITVHGGRSNFELQPSLKKVLRKGLLKAAKTTGAWIFTGGTNTGVTRQVGDALLLERSNQRQGRVVSIGIAPWGILENGHELVGRGRDVPYHAIASPRSKYAVLNSRHAYFLLVDNGTGGRYGAEIMLRRKLEKYISNQKLQPYTHSSIPVVALVIEGGTNTIRAVLEYVTDEPPVPVVVCDGSGRAADLIAFMHKYATESETEGDGLPDGMRLHLLGTIRHTFEVSTEQAEQLYLELLQCTRNKNLITVFRITHDRPQELDQTILTALFKSQQLSPAEQLSLALTWNRVDIARSEIFVYGQEWPPGALEQSMMQALQHDRIDFVKLLLENGVSMRKFLSIPRLEDLYNTKEGPSNTLGYILRDVRPHIPRGYIYTLHDIGLVINKLMGGAYRAQYTRRKFRAVYSRVMKKSGGHAHHAHAHRTNSATSFAGRCYSVSGAAGKTDSLTMTLLAETLPGDRDTPLFDFPFNELLIWAVLTKRQQMALLMWQHGEEALAKALVALKLYKAMAHEAAEDDLETEIYDELRSYGKEFETIALELLDFCYRQDDDQTQQLLTSELQNWSGQTCLSLAVTANHRPLLAHPCSQIILADLWMGGLRTRKNTNLKVVLGLLCPPYITRLEFKSREELQLMPQTQEEHLIALEDEDEDSDYEQGVTPTLASAPAHPEVEALISTENGTITAKDTIVRENGKVITDHDDCSPRFVHSLPEYYDIKTNRPLRLKKKLYEFYTAPITKFWASSIAYIVFLVLFSYCILVKMGHMPAWAEIYSIAYICTLGCEKVRQIVSSEPATLSHKFSVWAWNMWNPCDAAAILFFQIGLILRLRMPTMEVGRVIYCVDCIYWYLRILNILGVNKYLGPLVTMMGKMVKNMIYFVVLLLVVLMSFGVARQAILNPNSEPKWRILRDIFMEPYFMLYGEVYADNIDPDCGNDPGQDPCLLGRWITPAAMSVYLLVANILLINLLIAVFNNIFNEVNAVAHQVWMFQRFTVVMEYEQKPVLPPPLIIVSHIYLLIKYIIRCVRQGEMRSTEAYDNGLKLFLEEDDMERLYDFEEDCVEGYFREQELKLQMSTDERVKVTTERVEHMHQKIEDIDKKENSRNVSLQAVEFKMRKLEELNEQTLAHLGVIHRFMATHTSNLDLPRFDPTTEPRPRRASERSEAASESDLITQSPLLHTRRRKLLKSLTDATFFPTTTTPLEDDVPLRATILSSLDNLSKNDSSNNSDEPASQEVFKTSESRESNVSEGNAKPEKEINDHYKRSGSVDVTSTSAFEARRDSSGHPPSVRQSSRTLSEPDNLLAPPMSGAQRGVTWAEPKVAVIPSSAGSNNASSNQRSVLLAMRSEYTSITDELESYCGLLSPPRTPPVSPPPRRGRYASEMSNPEMALHIEKEHLRDAEECDYQLMEGLIHRRYMHDTDIAEDAESDDNEDSAFFLTVHNERRQLRRASAIEDETFKSRPTISVTKEIEQTLARPPIRESDNDLPADHGLSTCPAPASETMC; encoded by the exons ATGGCCATCGGCAATGTGATTTGCGGAGCAAACACTCCAAAAGTGAAACGAAAGAAGGTCAAG aCAACAGCGCGGAGTTGGATAGAAGCTACTTTTCAAAAGAGGGAATGCGCAAAATTTATTCCTAGTCCTCGAGATGAGCACAG ATGCTGCTGCGGGCATTCCTTCACATTTCACTGCGGAACTGGCGCCGATGTTCAAACTCATTCCACCGCTGGCGCCAGCGCTGCTACCGGAGATAAGAAAATTGATCATGAACGAGAGGTTTGGACTCCGGGTAAAAATACTCGAATTAGCCCGACCGATGCATATGGCACGATTGAGTTTCAGGGTGGACCTCATCCAACCAAAGCGCag TATGTCAGGCTCGCATACGATACTCGACCAGAGCCTATTGTTCAACTACTGAGGCACGAATGGAACCTCGATTTACCAAAGTTATTGATCACCGTTCATGGTGGGAGATCGAATTTCGAGCTACAGCCAAGCTTGAAGAAAGTCCTTAGAAAAGGCCTTTTAAAAGCAGCAAAAACAACGGGTGCTTGGATCTTTACGGGCGGAACAAATACCG GTGTAACACGACAGGTTGGCGATGCTCTGCTTTTGGAGCGTTCAAATCAGAGACAGGGGAGAGTCGTCAGTATCGGTATTGCGCCTTGGGGGATACTAGAGAATGGACACGAACTGGTCGGTCGGGGACGCGACGTTCCTTATCACGCCATTGCATCTCCAAG GTCCAAATACGCTGTACTGAACAGCAGGCATGCATATTTTCTTTTGGTTGATAATGGAACTGGAGGGAGATATGGAGCTGAAATAATGCTGCGAAGGAAgcttgaaaaatacatatcaaATCAGAAACTTCAGCCAT ACACGCATAGTAGCATTCCCGTTGTGGCACTTGTAATCGAAGGAGGAACAAACACTATCCGAGCAGTTCTTGAATACGTTACAGATGAACCGCCAGTCCCTGTCGTTGTTTGCGATGGTTCAGGTCGGGCAGCCGACCTCATTGCTTTCATGCACAA GTATGCGACAGAGAGTGAAACAGAGGGTGACGGCTTGCCAGACGGGATGCGTCTACATTTGTTAGGCACTATTAGGCACACCTTTGAAGTTTCTACCGAACAGGCGGAACAACTCTACTTAGAGCTACTTCAGTGCACACGTAACAAAAACCTT ATTACAGTATTCAGAATTACGCACGACCGGCCTCAAGAACTTGACCAAACAATCCTCACAGCCTTATTTAAATCGCAGCAGCTCTCGCCAGCTGAACAATTATCACTGGCTCTGACTTGGAACAGAGTAGATATAGCTCGTAGcgaaatatttgtatacgGACAAGAATGGCCGCCCGGAGCACTCGAACAATCCATGATGCAGGCTCTACAGCACGACCGAATTGATTTTGTAAAACTTTTGCTCGAGAATGGTGTTTCAATGCGTAAATTTCTCTCCATACCTCGTCTCGAAGATCTCTACAACACA aAAGAAGGGCCATCCAACACTCTTGGCTACATTTTGAGGGACGTGAGACCACACATACCGCgtggatatatttatactCTGCACGACATCGGTCTTGTGATTAATAAGCTGATGGGTGGAGCTTATCGGGCTCAATACACTCGGCGAAAATTTAGAGCGGTTTATTCTCGAGTTATGAAGAAGTCTGGTGGACACGCGCATCACGCTCATGCCCATCGTACCAATAGTGCAACGAGTTTTGCTGGTCGATGTTACTCGGTTAGCGGCGCTGCTGGAAAAACTGATAGTTTGACGATGACTCTGCTGGCCGAGACGCTGCCAGGGGACAGAGACACACCGCTCTTCGATTTTCCGTTCAACGAACTGCTGATATGGGCTGTACTAACGAAACGTCAACAAATGGCGCTTCTTATGTGGCAACACGGGGAGGAAGCATTGGCCAAAGCGCTGGTAGCTCTAAAACTTTATAAGGCAATGGCGCACGAAGCTGCCGAAGACGATCTTGAGACAGAGATTTACGACGAACTGCGTAGTTACGGCAAGGAATTTGAAACTATCG CCTTAGAGCTTCTGGATTTTTGTTATCGACAAGACGACGATCAAACTCAACAGTTGCTAACGTCAGAGCTTCAGAATTGGTCAGGTCAGACGTGTTTGTCACTTGCTGTAACTGCGAACCATCGTCCTCTTCTAGCACATCCTTGCAGTCAAATTATTCTCGCTGACCTCTGGATGGGTGGCCTACGAACACGTAAAAATACGAATCTCAAG GTAGTACTTGGCCTGCTGTGTCCGCCATACATAACACGGCTGGAATTCAAAAGTCGAGAAGAGCTGCAGCTTATGCCACAGACACAGGAGGAACATTTAATTGCTCTTGAGGACGAAGATGAAGACAGTGACTACGAGCAAGGTGTCACTCCCACATTAGCGTCGGCTCCGGCACACCCCGAAGTCGAG GCACTAATTTCCACTGAAAATGGAACAATAACTGCAAAAGACACAATCGTTCGAGAGAATGGTAAAGTTATAACAGATCACGATGATTGCAGTCCCAGATTTGTTCACTCCTTGCCCGAATACTATGATATAAAAACAAACCGACCCTTACGTCTGAAAAAGAAGCTCTACGAATTTTATACAGCTCCTATTACCAAATTTTGGGCAAGTTCG ATTGCGTACATAGTATTCTTGGTGCTATTCTCATACTGCATTCTTGTGAAAATGGGTCACATGCCTGCCTGGGCTGAAATATACTCCATTGCCTACATTTGCACACTCGGCTGTGAAAAAGTTCGGCAGATAGTGTCTTCCGAGCCAGCAACTTTATCCCATAAGTTCAGTGTCTGGGCATGGAATATGTGGAACCCGTGCGACGCCGCTGccattctattttttcaaattggtCTCATTCTACGGTTGAGAATGCCCACTATGGAAGTAGGGCGTGTTATTTATTGTGTGGATTGTATATATTGGTACCTGCGAATTCTCAACATTCTCGGAGTCAACAAGTACTTAG GTCCTTTGGTTACAATGATGGGAAAGATGGTGAAGAATATGATATACTTTGTTGTACTGTTGCTAGTTGTACTGATGAGCTTTGGCGTAGCCAGACAAGCTATTCTTAATCCTAATAGTGAACCCAAGTGGCGAATTTTGCGAGAT ATATTTATGGAGCCGTATTTCATGCTTTACGGTGAAGTGTACGCGGACAATATAGATCCAGACTGCGGAAATGACCCGGGACAGGATCCGTGCCTTCTGGGAAGGTGGATAACACCCGCTGCCATGTCCGTCTACCTTCTCGTGGCCAATATTCTCTTGATCAATCTCCTGATAGCAGTATTCAACAACATATTCAACGAAGTGAACGCTGTCGCCCACCAAGTATGGATGTTCCAACGTTTCACCGTCGTCATGGAGTACGAACAGAAACCGGTTCTCCCTCCACCACTGATTATAGTTTCGCACATCTATTTGCTCATTAAATACATCATCAGATGCGTCAGGCAAGGCGAGATGCGTTCCACAGAAGCATATGACAATGGGCTGAAACTCTTTCTCGAGGAGGATGATATGGAACGATTATACGACTTTGAGGAGGATTGCGTCGAGGGATATTTCAGGGAACAAGAACTCAAACTACAGATGTCGACAGACGAGCGAGTGAAAGTAACAACCGAACGCGTGGAGCACATGCATCAGAAAATCGAGGACATCGACAAGAAGGAGAACAGTAGGAACGTTTCCTTGCAG gcTGTAGAATTTAAGATGCGAAAATTGGAGGAGCTGAACGAACAGACGTTGGCTCATTTAGGAGTAATACATCGTTTCATGGCGACTCATACGTCGAATTTAGATCTACCGCGGTTCGACCCAACCACAGAACCACGTCCCAGACGAGCTTCTGAGAGATCGGAGGCCGCTTCCGAGTCGGACTTGATCACACAATCGCCTCTGCTTCACACCCGACGCCGCAAACTCTTGAAATCATTAACGGACGCAACCTTCTtcccaacaacaacaacgccATTGGAGGACGATGTACCTTTGCGAGCTACGATTCTTAGCTCGCTGGACAATCTGAGTAAGAACGATTCGTCGAACAACAGTGACGAACCAGCGTCTCAGGAGGTTTTCAAAACCTCGGAAAGTAGAGAGAGCAACGTTAGCGAGGGGAATGCAAAACCAGAGAAAGAAATTAACGATCATTATAAAAGGTCGGGCAGTGTTGACGTCACATCGACTTCGGCGTTCGAGGCGAGACGCGATTCCTCGGGTCATCCTCCGTCGGTGAGGCAATCGAGCCGCACGCTCTCTGAGCCGGATAATCTTCTCGCTCCTCCTATGAGCGGTGCGCAAAGAGGAGTGACGTGGGCCGAGCCGAAGGTAGCTGTGATACCGAGCTCTGCAGGGAGTAACAACGCCTCGTCTAATCAGAGGTCGGTTCTTCTCGCAATGCGGTCCGAGTACACCAGCATCACCGACGAGCTCGAAAGTTACTGCGGGCTGTTGAGTCCCCCCAGAACTCCGCCTGTctcgcctcctcctcgtcgagGAAGATACGCGTCGGAGATGTCAAACCCCGAGATGGCTCTGCACATTGAGAAGGAGCATCTACGCGACGCCGAGGAGTGCGACTATCAACTTATGGAGGGACTTATACATCG